The Mycolicibacterium smegmatis genome has a window encoding:
- a CDS encoding ferredoxin yields the protein MRVEVDRDRCEGNAVCVGIAPDLFELDDEDYAVVKSDPVPADQEDLAEQAVNECPRAALIRKD from the coding sequence ATGCGAGTTGAAGTTGACCGCGATCGCTGCGAGGGAAACGCAGTGTGCGTGGGAATTGCCCCGGATCTGTTCGAACTCGACGACGAGGACTACGCCGTGGTGAAATCCGATCCGGTGCCCGCCGATCAGGAGGATCTGGCCGAGCAGGCGGTCAACGAGTGCCCCCGGGCCGCGCTGATCCGCAAAGACTAG
- a CDS encoding acyl-CoA dehydrogenase family protein: MRIGYTPEQEELRRELRAYFSKLMTPERVEALSSSEGEMGRGNVYRETVAQMGKDGWLTLSWPKEFGGQARPPMDGLIFTDEAAIAGAPVPFLTINSVAPTIMAFGTEEQKKFFLPKIASGELHFSIGYSEPGAGTDLASLRTTAVRDGDDYVINGQKMWTSLIAYADYVWLAVRTNPEAKKHRGISMLIVPTTAEGFSWTPVHTMSGVDTSATYYQDVRVPVTNLVGEENQGWKLVTNQLNHERVALVSAQPIYVALNGVREWAQNTKDVHGKRLIDSEWVQLNLARVHAKAEVLKLINWELASTEAAPSPADASAAKVYGTELATEAYRLLMEVLGTSATLRGDTRGALLRGRVERFHRSALILTFGGGTNEIQRDIIGMVALGLPRVNR; the protein is encoded by the coding sequence ATGCGGATCGGATACACCCCCGAGCAGGAGGAGTTGCGTCGCGAACTGCGCGCGTACTTCTCCAAGCTGATGACGCCGGAGCGGGTGGAGGCGCTCAGCTCGTCCGAAGGCGAGATGGGCCGCGGGAACGTCTACCGCGAGACCGTCGCGCAGATGGGCAAGGACGGGTGGCTCACGCTCAGCTGGCCCAAGGAGTTCGGCGGTCAGGCCCGCCCGCCCATGGACGGGCTGATCTTCACCGACGAGGCCGCGATCGCGGGCGCGCCGGTGCCGTTTCTGACCATCAACAGCGTCGCGCCGACGATCATGGCGTTCGGCACAGAGGAACAGAAGAAGTTCTTCCTGCCCAAGATCGCCTCGGGTGAACTGCACTTCTCGATCGGCTACTCCGAGCCGGGCGCGGGCACCGACCTGGCGTCGCTGCGCACCACCGCGGTGCGTGACGGCGACGACTACGTGATCAACGGCCAGAAGATGTGGACCAGCCTGATCGCCTACGCCGACTACGTGTGGCTCGCGGTCCGCACCAACCCCGAGGCCAAGAAGCACCGCGGCATCTCGATGCTCATCGTGCCGACCACGGCCGAGGGCTTCTCGTGGACGCCCGTGCACACCATGTCCGGCGTCGACACCAGCGCCACCTATTACCAGGACGTGCGCGTGCCGGTGACCAACCTGGTCGGCGAGGAGAACCAGGGCTGGAAGCTGGTCACCAACCAGCTCAACCACGAACGGGTCGCGCTCGTGTCGGCCCAGCCCATCTACGTCGCGCTCAACGGCGTGCGGGAGTGGGCGCAGAACACCAAGGACGTGCACGGCAAGCGACTGATCGACTCGGAGTGGGTGCAGCTCAACCTGGCCCGCGTGCACGCCAAGGCCGAGGTGCTCAAGCTCATCAACTGGGAGCTCGCCTCGACCGAGGCCGCGCCGTCGCCTGCCGACGCGTCGGCGGCCAAGGTGTACGGCACCGAGTTGGCCACCGAGGCCTACCGGTTGCTCATGGAGGTGCTGGGTACCTCGGCGACGCTGCGCGGTGACACCCGCGGCGCCCTGCTGCGCGGCCGGGTCGAGCGGTTCCACCGCTCGGCGCTGATCCTGACGTTCGGCGGCGGCACCAACGAGATCCAGCGGGACATCATCGGCATGGTCGCGCTCGGCTTGCCCCGAGTGAACCGGTAA
- a CDS encoding acyl-CoA dehydrogenase family protein, which translates to MDFTTTEAAADLGGLVRTITESVCTPEHQRELDGLPERFDRDLWAKLVEADILSAAAPESVGGGGFGVLEQTSVLTALGRQLAAVPYLESVVAAAGAIAEFGSDAQRAEWGAPAVAGSKILTVALDGEMGQGPVQAQADGDDHRLTGSRTLVSYGPVADAYLVPAETGSGVSVFIVAADDAGVTETSLNTTGKGSVAHLDLQDVAVGADRVLGGTQVAEWLTTRVTLGRTAYQLGVLERALELTASYAREREQFDRPIGSFQAVSSRLADGYIDVKGLRLTLTQAAWRLSEDLPADVDVASAAFWAAEAGHRVAHTAVHVHGGVGIDMDHPVHRYFLAAKQSEFALGSATGQLLRIGRELADTPV; encoded by the coding sequence ATGGACTTCACCACAACCGAAGCGGCCGCCGATCTCGGTGGCCTGGTGCGCACGATCACCGAATCGGTGTGCACACCCGAACACCAGCGTGAACTCGACGGCCTGCCCGAGCGGTTCGACCGCGACCTGTGGGCCAAACTCGTCGAGGCCGACATCCTCTCGGCCGCGGCACCCGAATCCGTCGGCGGTGGCGGATTCGGTGTCCTGGAACAGACCTCGGTGCTCACCGCGCTGGGCCGGCAACTTGCCGCCGTGCCCTACCTGGAATCCGTGGTGGCCGCGGCGGGTGCGATCGCCGAGTTCGGCTCCGACGCGCAGCGCGCCGAGTGGGGCGCACCCGCGGTGGCCGGGAGCAAGATCCTCACCGTGGCCCTCGACGGCGAGATGGGCCAGGGTCCGGTGCAGGCGCAGGCCGACGGCGACGACCATCGGCTGACCGGTTCGCGCACGCTGGTGAGCTACGGCCCGGTCGCCGATGCCTACCTGGTCCCGGCCGAAACCGGCTCGGGTGTCAGCGTTTTCATCGTCGCGGCCGATGATGCCGGGGTCACCGAGACGTCGCTGAACACCACGGGCAAGGGCAGCGTCGCGCACCTGGACCTGCAGGATGTCGCCGTCGGTGCCGACCGTGTGCTGGGCGGCACGCAGGTCGCCGAGTGGTTGACGACGCGTGTGACGCTGGGCCGCACCGCATACCAGTTGGGTGTGCTGGAACGCGCGCTGGAGCTCACGGCGTCCTACGCGCGCGAACGTGAGCAGTTCGACCGCCCGATCGGCAGCTTCCAGGCGGTCTCGTCACGGCTGGCCGACGGCTACATCGACGTCAAGGGTCTGCGGCTCACGCTCACCCAGGCGGCGTGGCGGCTGTCGGAGGACCTGCCCGCCGACGTCGACGTCGCCAGCGCGGCGTTCTGGGCCGCCGAGGCCGGACACCGCGTGGCCCACACCGCCGTTCACGTGCACGGCGGCGTCGGCATCGACATGGATCACCCGGTGCACCGCTACTTCCTGGCCGCCAAGCAGTCCGAGTTCGCGCTCGGCAGCGCGACCGGTCAGTTGCTGCGTATCGGCCGCGAACTGGCCGACACGCCCGTCTAG